In Haloarchaeobius litoreus, the following are encoded in one genomic region:
- a CDS encoding 50S ribosomal protein L13, producing the protein MSLAEFDADVIVDASDCILGRVASLVAERALDGETIAVVNAEEAIITGSEDDIMSTYRKRVEVGSDSGPYYPKRPDRIFKRSIRGMMPYKTTAGREAFEGVRVYLGNPYDEDGEVLDGTSLDRLSNIKFVQLGEVSAELGANVTW; encoded by the coding sequence ATGAGTCTCGCAGAGTTCGACGCAGACGTCATCGTGGACGCCAGCGACTGTATCCTCGGTCGCGTCGCGTCCCTGGTCGCAGAGCGCGCCCTCGACGGCGAGACCATCGCGGTCGTCAACGCCGAAGAGGCCATCATCACGGGTTCGGAGGACGACATCATGTCGACCTACCGGAAGCGTGTCGAGGTCGGCTCCGACAGCGGCCCGTACTACCCGAAGCGCCCGGACCGCATCTTCAAGCGGTCCATCCGCGGTATGATGCCGTACAAGACGACGGCCGGCCGCGAGGCGTTCGAGGGCGTCCGCGTCTACCTCGGTAACCCGTACGACGAGGACGGCGAGGTGCTCGACGGCACGTCGCTGGATCGGCTCTCGAACATCAAGTTCGTCCAGCTGGGCGAGGTCTCGGCTGAACTGGGTGCAAACGTCACATGGTAA
- a CDS encoding histidine kinase N-terminal 7TM domain-containing protein: MNRLLVAHVASMLFSAVVAVTIAVIVRRRDDATRGGRWFVVSLLGIAFWTTTQAASTVAASEAASVAWLKLTFVGSAVAGVALLLFTLSYTGRDHLVTPGLVGALAVEPLVALGLVFTTERHGLVHESIGLDPATGRLLVVEHAAWFYVHLAYMSVLLAVTTALLLQLSYRARNLYRGQAVAILVALVLPWAGTFVDGILSPRFTVTEPSFALSVVALWVGLFRYDLVEVPPVARSQVLETLSEGVLVVNERGQLIDSNPAAERLLDIDETVVGEPVAEALSAHPALRCAVEAETPPEEPVSVETGDGRSYVEVERADLGSRAGAVSLLQDVTDRIEHERELERQNERLDQFARVVSHDLRNPLNVADGYVELLADHVDDEEGTAYIEEVRTSHERMDRIVEDVLALARDGEAVDDPSPVPVESVVTDAWAQVDTADATLVCDLDRTVSGDRSQLQRSFENLFRNAVEHGGRSVTVTVDAIDDGDGFFVADDGHGIPPEEREQVVESGYSSSDSGTGLGLSIVDSVVRAHGWTLTVGESDAGGARFEVRNVEFVAPTAERAT, encoded by the coding sequence GTGAACCGTCTCCTCGTCGCCCACGTGGCCAGTATGCTGTTCTCGGCCGTCGTCGCGGTGACCATCGCGGTCATCGTCCGCCGACGGGACGACGCAACCCGGGGTGGCCGCTGGTTCGTGGTCTCGCTCCTCGGAATCGCGTTCTGGACGACGACGCAGGCGGCGTCAACTGTCGCCGCGTCCGAGGCCGCCTCCGTCGCCTGGCTGAAGCTGACGTTCGTCGGCTCCGCCGTCGCCGGCGTCGCCCTCCTGCTCTTCACCCTCTCGTACACCGGGCGAGATCACCTGGTCACGCCTGGGCTGGTCGGGGCGCTCGCCGTCGAACCGCTGGTCGCGCTCGGACTCGTGTTCACGACCGAGCGACACGGGCTCGTCCACGAGTCGATCGGACTCGACCCCGCGACCGGTCGACTGCTCGTCGTCGAGCACGCCGCCTGGTTCTACGTCCACCTCGCCTACATGTCCGTCCTGCTGGCGGTCACCACCGCGCTCCTCCTGCAGCTGAGCTACCGGGCCCGGAACCTCTACCGCGGGCAGGCCGTCGCCATCCTCGTCGCGCTCGTGCTCCCCTGGGCGGGGACGTTCGTCGACGGCATCCTCTCGCCGCGGTTCACCGTCACCGAGCCCTCCTTCGCGCTCAGCGTCGTCGCGCTCTGGGTCGGCCTGTTCCGGTACGACCTCGTCGAGGTACCGCCGGTCGCCCGCTCGCAGGTCCTTGAGACGCTCTCCGAGGGCGTCCTCGTCGTGAACGAGCGTGGCCAGCTGATAGACAGCAACCCCGCGGCTGAGCGTCTGCTCGACATTGACGAGACCGTGGTCGGCGAACCGGTCGCGGAGGCGCTCTCGGCGCACCCCGCGCTACGATGTGCGGTCGAGGCCGAGACGCCCCCCGAGGAGCCGGTGTCCGTCGAGACAGGGGACGGTCGCAGCTACGTGGAGGTCGAACGAGCCGACCTCGGCAGCCGGGCGGGGGCGGTCTCCCTCCTCCAGGACGTGACCGACCGCATCGAACACGAACGAGAGCTCGAACGGCAGAACGAACGCCTCGACCAGTTCGCGCGCGTCGTCAGCCACGACCTCCGCAACCCCCTGAACGTCGCCGACGGCTACGTCGAACTGCTCGCAGACCACGTCGATGACGAGGAGGGAACCGCCTACATCGAGGAGGTCCGGACCAGCCACGAGCGCATGGACCGCATCGTCGAAGACGTGCTCGCCCTCGCACGCGACGGCGAGGCCGTCGACGACCCGTCGCCCGTCCCCGTCGAGAGCGTCGTGACCGACGCCTGGGCGCAGGTCGATACCGCGGACGCAACACTCGTCTGCGACCTCGACCGCACCGTGTCCGGCGACCGCAGCCAGCTCCAGCGGAGCTTCGAGAACCTGTTCCGCAACGCCGTGGAACACGGCGGTCGTTCCGTCACCGTCACCGTCGACGCGATCGACGACGGCGACGGCTTCTTCGTCGCGGACGACGGCCACGGTATCCCACCCGAGGAGCGCGAGCAGGTCGTCGAATCCGGCTACTCGAGCAGTGACAGCGGCACCGGTCTCGGACTCTCCATCGTCGACAGCGTCGTCCGCGCCCACGGCTGGACGCTCACCGTTGGCGAGTCCGACGCCGGCGGCGCACGCTTCGAGGTCCGGAACGTCGAGTTCGTCGCCCCGACGGCCGAACGCGCCACGTAG
- a CDS encoding DNA-directed RNA polymerase subunit D translates to MDEDYEVEFVERGDRKALFLVRGVTPAFANGIRRTMIADVPTLAIDEVRVIENSSVMFDEQIALRLGLVPLTTPPNEFTEDDVVTLSIDVEGPATAYSGDLVSADEMVQPADQNVPIIELKDGQRLELEADAVLETGKAHAKHQGGVSVGYRHLQRVEVVGDADEFEESEPNIVRGVVEIDGELVDTAEFDNDLTQKFPGKEVAVHDVEKAFVFHVETDGSMTVEELVNRATDSIESRAVELEDAVSL, encoded by the coding sequence ATGGACGAGGACTACGAGGTCGAGTTCGTCGAACGCGGCGACCGGAAGGCGCTGTTCCTCGTTCGCGGGGTGACCCCCGCGTTCGCGAACGGCATCCGGCGGACGATGATCGCCGACGTGCCCACCCTCGCCATCGACGAGGTGCGCGTCATCGAGAACTCGTCGGTGATGTTCGACGAGCAGATCGCGCTCCGTCTGGGGCTCGTGCCGCTCACGACCCCGCCGAACGAGTTCACCGAGGACGACGTCGTCACGCTCTCCATCGACGTGGAGGGCCCGGCGACGGCGTACTCGGGCGACCTCGTCAGCGCGGACGAGATGGTCCAGCCCGCGGACCAGAACGTCCCCATCATCGAGCTGAAGGACGGCCAGCGTCTCGAACTCGAAGCCGACGCGGTCCTCGAAACCGGCAAGGCACACGCCAAGCATCAGGGCGGCGTCTCGGTCGGCTACCGGCACCTCCAGCGCGTGGAGGTCGTCGGCGACGCCGACGAGTTCGAGGAGAGCGAACCGAACATCGTGCGAGGCGTCGTCGAGATCGACGGCGAACTCGTCGACACGGCCGAGTTCGACAACGACCTCACCCAGAAGTTCCCCGGGAAGGAGGTCGCGGTGCACGACGTCGAGAAGGCGTTCGTGTTCCACGTCGAGACGGACGGGTCGATGACGGTCGAGGAGCTCGTCAACCGCGCCACCGACTCAATCGAGTCGCGGGCGGTCGAGCTCGAAGACGCGGTATCGTTGTAA
- a CDS encoding ABC transporter ATP-binding protein: MTDTPQDDDEDDTFEEQRERVDRPMVRLFREYGREHWLAIVGGVVMGLAAHTMALLPTYVLAETIDAVFLQTKPQYSLPLVPQAVVPGSRTGQFWFSVGLVGLTYVCSTVFTWLMGLGLNSFAQSVQHTVRADSYDAMQRLDYEFFADKQTGELMSVLNNDVNRLEQFLNGGLFIATMLVVNVGVTAVLLAYLQWQLAILTMVTVPLIGYFTYKFVQIIQPMYSEVRSTVGQLNSRLENNLGGIEVIKASTTEDFEADRVTDASNEYFEKNWDAITTRVKFFPGLRLTAGVGFVLTFAVGGHWVLTQQAPPFMSGQLTVGTFVAFVYLGQRFIWPMSQFGELVNLYQNARASAERIFGLMDEPKTLGADEDLPELTVDEGRVAYDDVTFGYEDDETVLEDVSFDVSGGEMLALVGPTGAGKSTVLKLLLRLYDVDDGSIRVDGQDIREVTPASLRDAVGYVSQDTYLFYGSVRDNIAYGRFDATDEEVREAAKAADAHEFITDFSDGYDTEVGERGVKLSGGQRQRIGIARVLLRDPDILLLDEATSDVDTETELRIQESIEDLVEDRTVVAIAHRLSTVKDADQILVLEEGRVEERGTHDELLAEDGTYADLWGVQAGELETIPGM, encoded by the coding sequence ATGACGGACACACCACAGGACGACGACGAAGACGACACGTTCGAGGAGCAACGAGAGCGGGTGGACCGCCCGATGGTCCGGCTGTTCCGCGAGTACGGCCGGGAGCACTGGCTGGCGATCGTCGGCGGCGTCGTCATGGGACTGGCCGCCCACACGATGGCGCTGCTGCCGACGTACGTGCTCGCCGAGACCATCGACGCGGTGTTCCTCCAGACGAAGCCACAGTACTCGCTGCCGCTGGTGCCGCAGGCGGTCGTGCCCGGCTCGCGGACCGGACAGTTCTGGTTCTCGGTCGGGCTCGTCGGACTGACGTACGTCTGCTCGACGGTGTTCACCTGGCTGATGGGGCTCGGACTGAACTCGTTCGCCCAGTCGGTCCAGCACACCGTCCGCGCGGACAGCTACGACGCCATGCAGCGGCTCGACTACGAGTTCTTCGCCGACAAGCAGACCGGCGAGCTGATGAGCGTGCTGAACAACGACGTGAACCGGCTGGAGCAGTTCCTGAACGGCGGGCTGTTCATCGCCACGATGCTGGTGGTGAACGTCGGCGTGACCGCGGTCCTGCTCGCGTACCTCCAGTGGCAGCTGGCCATCCTGACGATGGTGACGGTGCCGCTCATCGGCTACTTCACATACAAGTTCGTCCAGATCATCCAGCCGATGTACTCCGAGGTGCGCTCGACGGTCGGGCAGCTGAACTCCCGGCTGGAGAACAACCTCGGCGGCATCGAGGTCATCAAGGCCAGTACCACCGAGGACTTCGAGGCCGACCGCGTCACCGACGCCTCTAACGAGTACTTCGAGAAGAACTGGGACGCCATCACGACGCGCGTGAAGTTCTTCCCCGGACTGCGGCTGACCGCCGGTGTCGGGTTCGTGCTCACCTTCGCCGTCGGCGGCCACTGGGTGCTCACCCAGCAGGCCCCGCCGTTCATGAGCGGCCAGCTCACCGTCGGGACGTTCGTCGCGTTCGTCTACCTCGGCCAGCGGTTCATCTGGCCGATGAGCCAGTTCGGCGAACTCGTGAACCTCTACCAGAACGCCCGTGCCTCCGCCGAGCGCATCTTCGGGCTGATGGACGAGCCGAAGACACTCGGCGCGGACGAGGACCTGCCCGAGCTCACCGTCGACGAAGGCCGGGTGGCGTACGACGACGTGACGTTCGGCTACGAGGACGACGAGACCGTCCTCGAAGACGTCTCGTTCGACGTCTCCGGAGGCGAGATGCTCGCGCTGGTCGGGCCGACGGGGGCCGGCAAGTCGACGGTGCTCAAGCTCCTGCTCCGGCTCTACGACGTCGACGACGGGAGCATCCGGGTGGACGGACAGGACATAAGGGAGGTCACCCCAGCGAGCCTGCGCGACGCCGTCGGCTACGTGAGCCAGGACACCTACCTGTTCTACGGTAGCGTGCGCGACAACATCGCCTACGGGCGGTTCGACGCCACCGACGAGGAGGTCCGCGAGGCCGCGAAGGCCGCCGACGCTCACGAGTTCATCACCGACTTCTCGGACGGCTACGACACCGAGGTCGGCGAGCGCGGCGTGAAGCTGTCGGGCGGCCAGCGCCAGCGCATCGGTATCGCCCGGGTGCTGCTCCGGGACCCCGACATCCTCCTGCTCGACGAGGCGACCTCCGACGTGGACACGGAGACCGAGCTCCGCATCCAGGAGAGCATCGAGGACCTCGTCGAGGACCGCACCGTGGTCGCCATCGCCCACCGGCTCTCGACCGTGAAGGACGCGGACCAGATCCTCGTGCTGGAGGAGGGCCGGGTCGAGGAGCGGGGCACCCACGACGAACTGCTCGCCGAGGATGGCACCTACGCCGACCTCTGGGGCGTGCAAGCCGGCGAGCTGGAGACGATTCCGGGGATGTAA
- a CDS encoding 30S ribosomal protein S9: MVTNTSGKKKTAIARATVKEGEGRVRINSKPVELVEPEISRLKMLEPFRIVDDVRDDVDVDVEVSGGGITGQADAVRTAIARGLVQHSGDAELRDAYMEFDRSLLVNDVRQSEPKKWGGPGARARYQKSYR; this comes from the coding sequence ATGGTAACGAACACATCAGGCAAGAAGAAGACGGCCATCGCCCGCGCGACCGTCAAAGAAGGCGAGGGTCGCGTTCGAATCAACTCCAAGCCGGTCGAGCTCGTCGAACCCGAGATCTCCCGGCTCAAGATGCTGGAGCCGTTCCGCATCGTCGACGACGTCCGCGACGACGTGGACGTCGACGTCGAGGTCTCCGGTGGCGGCATCACCGGCCAGGCCGACGCGGTGCGCACCGCGATCGCCCGTGGCCTCGTCCAGCACTCCGGCGACGCCGAACTCCGCGACGCGTACATGGAGTTCGACCGCTCGCTGCTGGTCAACGACGTCCGCCAGTCCGAACCCAAGAAGTGGGGCGGCCCCGGCGCTCGGGCCCGCTACCAGAAGTCCTACCGCTAA
- a CDS encoding 30S ribosomal protein S13: MSAEEPQDEQDDEDLQYFVRIGQTDLDGTKSVERSLIEMNGIGRRTARIIADKAGVDRTATFGRLDDDAIDAVVEKVEEYADEVPTWLTNRQNDFYTGETTHEVGNELQMSRRYDINRMKMISSYRGVRHKKGQKVRGQRTKSTGRTEGTIGVNVEEIREQEAEEAAEEGDE, encoded by the coding sequence ATGAGTGCAGAAGAACCACAGGACGAGCAAGACGACGAAGACCTTCAGTACTTCGTCCGCATCGGGCAGACAGACCTCGATGGGACGAAGTCCGTCGAACGCTCGCTCATCGAGATGAACGGCATCGGCCGACGCACGGCGCGTATCATCGCCGACAAGGCGGGCGTCGACCGGACGGCCACGTTCGGCCGTCTGGACGACGACGCGATCGACGCCGTCGTCGAGAAAGTAGAGGAGTACGCCGACGAAGTCCCGACCTGGCTCACCAACCGCCAGAACGACTTCTACACCGGCGAGACCACCCACGAGGTCGGCAACGAGCTCCAGATGTCCCGGCGCTACGACATCAACCGGATGAAGATGATCAGCTCCTACCGGGGCGTCCGGCACAAGAAGGGACAGAAGGTGCGCGGCCAGCGCACGAAGTCCACCGGTCGTACCGAGGGGACCATCGGCGTCAACGTCGAGGAGATCCGTGAGCAGGAGGCCGAGGAGGCCGCCGAGGAGGGTGACGAGTAA
- the eno gene encoding phosphopyruvate hydratase: MTLVSDVRLRRVLDSRGNPTVEADVLTESGGFGRAAAPSGASTGEYEAVELPPGEAIANAREDAFPRLVGQVYAGNQREVDAALHAADGTDDFSGIGANSAVAISMAAAKAGADVLGAPLFQHLGGAFRGENFPIPLGNVVGGGEHAADATHIQEFLAAPVGAPNVADAVFANAAVHEAVADLLDERGVACGKGDEGAWAPSIDDAEAFEVVEEATALVEDEVGFEVGFGLDVAAAELYDADDEVYRYGDDERTTAEQIDYIAGLVDEYDLVYVEDPLDEDDYESYATLTDRVGHRTLVCGDDLFVTNTERLSTGIELGAGNSILIKPNQIGTLTDAFDAVELAVKNGYDPVISHRSGETEDTTIAHLAVATDAPFIKTGAVGGERTAKLNELIRIADDAL; the protein is encoded by the coding sequence ATGACGCTCGTCAGCGACGTCCGACTCCGGCGTGTGCTCGACTCCCGTGGCAACCCCACCGTCGAGGCCGACGTGCTCACCGAGAGCGGTGGCTTCGGCCGTGCGGCTGCGCCGTCGGGTGCGAGCACCGGCGAGTACGAGGCGGTCGAGCTCCCACCGGGCGAGGCCATCGCGAACGCGCGCGAAGATGCGTTCCCGCGTCTCGTCGGCCAGGTGTACGCCGGGAACCAGCGCGAGGTCGACGCCGCACTCCACGCGGCCGACGGCACCGACGACTTCTCCGGCATCGGCGCGAACAGCGCGGTCGCCATCTCGATGGCGGCGGCGAAGGCCGGTGCGGACGTGCTCGGCGCGCCGCTGTTCCAGCACCTCGGCGGTGCGTTCCGCGGCGAGAACTTCCCGATTCCGCTGGGCAACGTCGTCGGCGGCGGCGAACACGCGGCCGACGCGACCCACATCCAGGAGTTCCTCGCGGCACCGGTCGGCGCGCCGAACGTCGCTGATGCGGTGTTCGCGAACGCGGCGGTCCACGAGGCCGTCGCGGACCTGCTCGACGAGCGCGGCGTCGCCTGCGGCAAGGGTGACGAGGGTGCCTGGGCGCCGTCCATCGACGACGCCGAGGCGTTCGAGGTCGTCGAGGAGGCGACGGCGCTCGTCGAGGACGAGGTCGGCTTCGAGGTCGGCTTCGGCCTCGACGTGGCCGCCGCGGAGCTGTACGACGCCGACGACGAGGTGTACCGCTACGGCGACGACGAGCGGACGACCGCAGAGCAGATCGACTACATCGCGGGACTCGTCGACGAGTACGACCTCGTCTACGTCGAGGACCCCCTCGACGAGGACGACTACGAGAGCTACGCGACGCTGACCGACCGCGTGGGTCACCGCACGCTCGTCTGTGGGGACGACCTGTTCGTCACCAACACGGAGCGGCTCTCGACCGGCATCGAGCTCGGTGCCGGCAACAGCATCCTCATCAAGCCGAACCAGATCGGGACGCTGACTGACGCGTTCGACGCGGTCGAACTCGCCGTGAAGAACGGCTACGACCCGGTCATCTCCCACCGCTCGGGCGAGACCGAGGACACGACCATCGCACACCTCGCCGTCGCGACCGACGCGCCGTTCATCAAGACGGGCGCGGTCGGTGGCGAGCGAACCGCCAAGCTGAACGAACTCATCCGAATCGCAGACGACGCACTATGA
- a CDS encoding 50S ribosomal protein L18e, translated as MLPASTSTETSRRKVMSKTNPRLSSLIAELKSVSRETDADVWSDVATRLEKPRRTHAEVNLGRIERYAQEDETVIVPGKVLGSGALSKSVTVAAVDFSSSAETKIDQVGESLELEQAIEQNPNGSNVRVIR; from the coding sequence CTGCTCCCTGCATCCACTTCTACCGAAACTAGCAGGAGGAAAGTCATGAGTAAGACAAACCCACGGCTCAGCAGTCTCATCGCCGAGCTGAAGTCGGTGTCCAGAGAAACGGACGCTGACGTCTGGAGCGACGTAGCAACCCGACTCGAGAAGCCCCGCCGCACGCACGCGGAGGTCAATCTCGGTCGGATCGAGCGATACGCACAGGAAGACGAGACGGTCATCGTGCCGGGCAAGGTGCTCGGTTCGGGTGCCCTCTCGAAGTCGGTCACCGTCGCGGCGGTCGACTTCTCGTCGTCCGCGGAGACCAAGATCGACCAGGTCGGCGAATCGCTCGAACTGGAACAGGCAATCGAACAGAACCCCAACGGCTCGAACGTCCGGGTGATCCGATGA
- a CDS encoding DNA-directed RNA polymerase subunit N, protein MMVPVRCFTCGNVVGEHWEEFKARTREDDEDPEEVLDELGVDRYCCRRMLVSHKDLVDIVSPYQ, encoded by the coding sequence ATGATGGTACCAGTCCGGTGTTTCACGTGCGGTAACGTCGTCGGCGAGCACTGGGAGGAGTTCAAAGCACGGACCCGAGAGGACGACGAGGACCCCGAGGAGGTGCTCGACGAGCTGGGCGTCGACCGCTACTGCTGTCGTCGCATGCTCGTCTCGCACAAGGACCTCGTCGACATCGTGAGCCCCTACCAGTAA
- the moaA gene encoding GTP 3',8-cyclase MoaA translates to MLADEFGREVSGVRVSLTDRCNFDCVYCHNEGLGDTRGPMAPQDHEMSADDVVRFLEVAAEFGVDSVKFTGGEPMLRQDLEEIIRRTPDSMEASMTTNGTFLPGRAEALVDAGLSRVNVSQDALDPEQFAAVTQSGAYDRVLEGVEAALDAGLAPVKLNMVVFEKTAGYVPEMVDHVAENDGIQLQLIEYMPELVGKPEWAIDIDRVHDWLAERADRVEHREMHDRKRYWIRDEDGDGGAGGEAGESDAGGAGGTDGTGGASAGEVDGTTGGMVEIVDPVENPTFCANCHRVRVTHDGYLKGCLNRNDDLRSMGEMTKAEIRETFRETVANRVPFYGEYMVRNGDGEWEVNDEYVDAPDDDGGDDGTDATDPQPAYDGGVEDGYGSVD, encoded by the coding sequence ATGCTCGCAGACGAGTTCGGTCGGGAGGTCTCCGGGGTGCGGGTCTCACTGACCGACCGGTGCAACTTCGACTGCGTCTACTGCCACAACGAGGGGCTGGGCGACACGCGCGGCCCGATGGCACCCCAGGACCACGAGATGAGCGCCGACGACGTGGTCCGCTTCCTGGAGGTCGCCGCCGAGTTCGGCGTCGACAGCGTGAAGTTCACCGGCGGCGAGCCGATGCTCCGGCAGGACCTGGAGGAGATCATCCGCCGGACACCGGACTCGATGGAGGCCTCGATGACGACGAACGGGACGTTCCTCCCCGGCCGCGCCGAGGCCCTCGTCGACGCCGGGCTCTCGCGGGTGAACGTCTCGCAGGACGCGCTCGACCCCGAGCAGTTCGCCGCCGTCACGCAGTCCGGCGCGTACGACCGCGTGCTCGAAGGGGTCGAGGCCGCCCTCGACGCCGGGCTCGCGCCGGTGAAGCTCAACATGGTCGTCTTCGAGAAGACCGCGGGCTACGTCCCCGAGATGGTCGACCACGTCGCCGAGAACGACGGGATCCAGCTGCAACTCATCGAGTACATGCCGGAACTCGTCGGCAAGCCCGAGTGGGCAATCGACATCGACCGCGTCCACGACTGGCTGGCCGAGCGCGCCGACAGGGTCGAGCACCGCGAGATGCACGACCGCAAGCGCTACTGGATTCGAGACGAGGACGGTGACGGCGGCGCGGGCGGCGAGGCCGGCGAGAGCGATGCTGGCGGCGCGGGCGGCACGGACGGCACGGGCGGCGCGTCGGCAGGCGAGGTCGACGGGACGACCGGCGGCATGGTCGAGATCGTCGACCCCGTCGAGAACCCGACGTTCTGTGCGAACTGCCATCGGGTGCGGGTGACCCACGACGGCTACCTGAAGGGCTGTCTCAACCGGAACGACGACCTGCGGTCGATGGGCGAGATGACGAAGGCCGAGATCCGCGAGACGTTCCGCGAGACGGTCGCCAACCGCGTCCCCTTCTACGGCGAGTACATGGTCCGGAACGGCGACGGCGAGTGGGAGGTCAACGACGAGTACGTCGACGCTCCGGACGACGATGGAGGGGATGATGGCACCGACGCCACCGACCCCCAACCCGCCTACGACGGCGGGGTCGAGGACGGCTACGGCTCGGTCGACTGA
- a CDS encoding 30S ribosomal protein S4 has translation MALGSNTKSYETPNHPWQGERISEEHSLVERYGLKNKEELWRAQSELRDYRREARDLLGQTQSEDDVATAGGDFLTRLKRIGILNEEDRLDQVLSLEISDILERRLQTVAYRKGLANTTSQARQFIVHGHITVEGARVRVPSYTVEVSEEDSIAFDENSPLVDDLHPERAEGQ, from the coding sequence ATGGCGCTCGGTAGCAACACGAAGTCCTACGAGACGCCGAACCACCCGTGGCAGGGCGAGCGCATCTCCGAGGAACACAGCCTCGTCGAGCGCTACGGCCTGAAGAACAAGGAGGAGCTCTGGCGAGCACAGTCCGAGCTGCGCGACTACCGTCGCGAGGCCCGTGACCTGCTCGGCCAGACCCAGTCCGAGGACGACGTCGCCACCGCCGGCGGCGACTTCCTCACGCGACTGAAGCGCATCGGCATCCTCAACGAGGAGGACCGACTCGACCAGGTCCTGTCCCTCGAGATCTCGGACATCCTCGAACGCCGTCTCCAGACGGTGGCCTACCGCAAGGGGCTGGCCAACACGACCAGCCAGGCGCGGCAGTTCATCGTCCACGGACACATCACCGTCGAGGGCGCACGCGTCCGCGTGCCCTCGTACACGGTCGAGGTATCCGAGGAGGACAGCATCGCGTTCGACGAGAACAGTCCGCTCGTGGACGACCTGCACCCCGAGCGTGCGGAGGGTCAGTAA
- a CDS encoding DNA-directed RNA polymerase subunit K: MPRQRYNRYEKARILGARALQVSYGAPVLIETDQTEPILVAAEEYDADALPFTVKRGQE, from the coding sequence ATGCCCCGACAACGATACAACCGGTACGAGAAGGCACGCATCCTCGGCGCGCGAGCGCTGCAGGTGTCCTACGGTGCGCCGGTCCTCATCGAGACGGACCAGACGGAGCCGATCCTCGTCGCCGCGGAGGAGTACGACGCGGACGCGCTTCCGTTCACGGTCAAACGAGGACAGGAATGA
- a CDS encoding 30S ribosomal protein S11: MAEQEEDKWGVAHVHASFNNTVMTVTDLTGAETIAKSSGGTAVKQNRDEASPYAAMQMVESIADEIRAAGIEGLHVRVRGPGGNLQKSPGPGAQAAIRALAREDFEIGRIEDVTPIPHDGSRAPKGKGGF; this comes from the coding sequence ATGGCAGAACAAGAAGAGGACAAGTGGGGCGTCGCCCACGTACACGCATCGTTCAACAACACCGTCATGACGGTCACGGACCTGACCGGCGCGGAGACCATCGCGAAGTCCTCCGGCGGGACTGCTGTCAAGCAGAACCGCGACGAGGCGTCGCCCTATGCGGCGATGCAGATGGTCGAGTCCATCGCGGACGAGATCCGCGCGGCTGGCATCGAGGGCCTGCACGTTCGCGTGCGTGGCCCCGGTGGCAACCTGCAGAAGTCCCCCGGACCGGGTGCGCAGGCGGCGATTCGCGCACTCGCACGTGAGGACTTCGAGATCGGCCGCATCGAGGACGTCACACCGATCCCGCACGACGGGTCCCGAGCACCGAAGGGCAAGGGCGGGTTCTGA
- the rpsB gene encoding 30S ribosomal protein S2, producing the protein MTDQEPEQEGLDASDSDVDLDAADEAADEEPVEDAAPAEEQDAEAVEAEAEPEEEESALDEDVMADDEADLLIPVEDYLGAGVHIGTQQKTKDMERFIHRVRTDGLYVLDVGMTDSRIRTAADFLANYSPEQILVTSSRQYGRFPAEKFADAVGARARTGRFIPGTLTNPKYDGYIEPDVVVVTDPIGDAQAVKEAITVGIPVIAMCDSNNQTSNVDLVVPTNNKGRKALSVVYWLLANETLDRRGAEPTYSLDDFESGI; encoded by the coding sequence ATGACAGACCAGGAACCCGAACAGGAGGGGCTCGACGCGTCCGACTCCGACGTGGACCTCGACGCCGCCGACGAGGCGGCCGACGAGGAACCCGTCGAGGACGCCGCGCCCGCCGAGGAACAGGACGCCGAGGCCGTCGAGGCCGAGGCCGAACCAGAGGAGGAGGAGTCCGCGCTCGACGAGGACGTCATGGCCGACGACGAGGCCGACCTGCTCATCCCCGTCGAGGACTACCTCGGTGCCGGTGTCCACATCGGTACCCAGCAGAAGACCAAGGACATGGAGCGGTTCATCCACCGCGTCCGGACCGACGGCCTGTACGTCCTCGACGTCGGGATGACCGACAGCCGCATCCGCACGGCTGCGGACTTCCTCGCGAACTACAGTCCCGAGCAGATCCTCGTCACGTCCTCGCGCCAGTACGGTCGGTTCCCGGCCGAGAAGTTCGCCGACGCGGTCGGCGCGCGCGCCCGGACGGGTCGGTTCATCCCCGGCACGCTGACGAACCCGAAGTACGACGGCTACATCGAGCCGGACGTCGTGGTCGTCACCGACCCCATCGGTGACGCACAGGCCGTCAAGGAGGCCATCACGGTCGGCATCCCGGTCATCGCGATGTGCGACTCGAACAACCAGACGAGCAACGTCGACCTCGTCGTCCCGACGAACAACAAGGGGCGCAAGGCGCTGTCGGTCGTCTACTGGCTGCTCGCCAACGAGACGCTCGACCGCCGCGGTGCCGAGCCGACGTACTCCCTGGACGACTTCGAGAGCGGTATCTGA